In Burkholderia sp. NRF60-BP8, a single window of DNA contains:
- the tssF gene encoding type VI secretion system baseplate subunit TssF — translation MDHLLSHYEREIGLLARSLADFARRFPKIAARLGMSGGHVEDPHVDRMTQTFALLAARVDAKLDDDYPQFTEALLEIAYPQYLRTVPSCAIASFDPSVLFGQLTEPLTIARGTMLDANAAPCRFRTVYDVTLSPLRIHSARYSPATLAPAAARIPAEVTGIVSITFTSESAPQAFDDAIPSAPVRVHLSGERPLVAALSDTLLLRASAAYVEVDESGRWTRLSKVPIEPAGFADGERLLPNEDDTSAQSFRHLIEYFAFPEKFDFVDIDLGRMRRAARAEAARRLTLHIAVQGTAHDSGAAQILATLNISTFRLFCTPVVNLFERAATPIQLTSSDVAYPITPIPMATGIPLSIYSVEAVYLGERTKSDEDKAAIASHAAPRTHVWPYRAFSHARPTDSSAIYWLAYRDPEAMPDGPLAELQLVLVDLKGQSTHPRHPQVDVDVLATNGAMPSRLPIGAPDSDLLYEGSALACPITLLSRPTLPAALPRGGALWRVLSALAPHPLDLTRTGLPALKAFLRFHAPRSSVVAQRCIDAIVSIDYKPAIRWMSLDNQFPSFVRGVEILLALSEAATRDVSLHRFSAVMDRFFGLYAQSNSYVQLVVLSAESGTELLRCAPRPGTQPLI, via the coding sequence ATGGACCACCTGCTGTCACATTACGAACGTGAAATCGGACTGCTTGCACGCAGTCTGGCGGACTTTGCTCGACGCTTTCCGAAGATTGCAGCACGCCTGGGCATGTCCGGCGGCCACGTCGAAGATCCGCACGTCGACCGAATGACTCAGACGTTCGCGCTGCTAGCCGCTCGTGTCGATGCGAAGCTCGATGACGACTACCCGCAATTCACCGAGGCACTTCTCGAAATTGCCTATCCGCAGTATCTGCGCACGGTCCCGTCATGCGCGATTGCGTCGTTCGACCCATCTGTTCTGTTCGGTCAGCTTACCGAACCGCTGACGATAGCCCGGGGCACGATGCTGGACGCCAATGCTGCACCGTGCCGCTTCCGTACCGTCTACGACGTCACGTTGTCGCCATTGCGTATTCACTCGGCACGCTATTCGCCAGCGACGCTTGCGCCAGCAGCGGCGCGCATCCCGGCAGAAGTGACGGGGATCGTTTCGATTACCTTTACGAGCGAGTCCGCGCCGCAAGCATTCGACGACGCCATTCCGTCCGCCCCGGTGCGGGTACATTTGTCCGGAGAGCGGCCGCTCGTCGCCGCGCTTTCCGATACGCTGTTGCTTCGCGCATCGGCCGCCTACGTGGAGGTGGACGAAAGCGGACGCTGGACCCGCTTGTCGAAAGTCCCCATTGAGCCGGCCGGCTTTGCCGATGGCGAGCGATTGTTACCGAACGAAGACGACACGAGCGCACAATCGTTCCGGCATCTGATCGAGTATTTTGCCTTCCCCGAGAAATTCGATTTCGTGGACATCGACCTGGGTCGAATGCGTCGCGCCGCGCGCGCCGAAGCAGCTCGACGATTGACGCTTCACATCGCCGTGCAAGGCACCGCCCATGATTCCGGGGCCGCTCAGATCCTGGCGACGCTGAACATCAGCACGTTCCGATTGTTTTGCACGCCGGTCGTCAACCTGTTCGAACGCGCGGCAACACCTATCCAGCTAACCAGTAGTGATGTCGCATATCCGATCACGCCGATCCCTATGGCAACCGGCATTCCGCTGAGCATCTATTCGGTTGAAGCCGTGTATCTGGGCGAGCGCACGAAGTCGGACGAAGACAAGGCCGCCATCGCTTCACACGCGGCACCGCGCACGCATGTGTGGCCGTATCGTGCATTCAGTCACGCGCGGCCCACGGATTCGTCCGCCATCTATTGGCTGGCCTACCGAGATCCGGAAGCCATGCCGGACGGACCGCTGGCGGAATTGCAACTGGTGTTGGTCGACTTGAAGGGTCAATCTACTCATCCGCGACACCCTCAGGTCGATGTCGATGTACTGGCAACCAACGGAGCCATGCCGTCCCGGTTGCCGATCGGTGCCCCGGATAGCGATCTTCTGTACGAGGGTTCGGCATTGGCGTGCCCGATCACGCTGCTCTCGCGCCCCACCTTGCCGGCTGCCTTGCCGCGCGGCGGTGCACTTTGGCGCGTACTGTCGGCACTGGCACCGCATCCGCTCGACCTGACGCGAACCGGACTACCCGCGCTGAAGGCGTTTCTCCGTTTCCATGCTCCGCGCTCCAGCGTGGTTGCCCAACGTTGTATCGACGCAATCGTATCCATCGACTACAAACCGGCGATCAGGTGGATGTCTCTCGACAACCAGTTCCCGTCATTTGTTCGCGGTGTGGAGATCCTGCTTGCGCTCTCCGAGGCTGCGACACGAGATGTCAGCCTGCATCGGTTCTCGGCCGTCATGGACCGGTTCTTCGGCCTGTACGCTCAGTCGAACAGCTACGTTCAACTCGTCGTGTTATCGGCAGAGAGCGGCACGGAGCTTTTGCGGTGCGCACCACGCCCTGGGACACAACCGCTCATATAG
- a CDS encoding type VI secretion system Vgr family protein: MQMSEIASFFQLQSNRLFTIETPLKGRSDLVLVDFHCTEGLSQNFEMHVRLASQDKNIELKKLIGQPVTITLQLTDALASSEERYFHGYVAAFSHLDTDGGFAMYSATILPWLWMLSRRQDIRIFQEENTEAILSRVFREYGKLASFEFRLSKGTQNRSYCTQYRETDLAFVERLMREDGLFYYFEHAKDGHKLIIADNSVTAKPIDGRSPSLQYNQGEAMDNLAVVTSFQAQRQLAPDTVGLKTFDYKIPHARRFVSGGTEVNQGDVPSYEIYDYLGEHGFADSDRGEELARFRTEALAAHSKTFVGVTTGRRMMPCRYFELDDHYDHASTKQEDRQFLLLTVSHTGTNNYEPGEATSAYSCSFTCIRKKIPYRPAFEGERPMIVGPQTAIVVGPKGEEIYTDSLGRVKVQFHWDRLGKRDQGSSCWVRVSQPWAGSGFGMIQIPRIGDEVVVSFLDGNPDRPLVTSRVYNSQNMPPWALPANATQSGILTRSTKTGNVNTANAIRFEDKKGEEEVWLHAEKDQRIEVEHDESHWVGNDRTKNIDHDETVHVGHDRTETVDNNETIHVGVDRTETVGNNETLTVGGNRNETIEGMENLLIALTSTETVGLAKALTVGGAYTVTVAGAINTAAGLASAEEVGLSKTTVVGKTYTVTAGDRIELRTGKASIVLESSGHITISGTSIDILGSDAVTVDGKTVDLN; encoded by the coding sequence ATGCAAATGTCCGAAATTGCGAGCTTCTTCCAGCTCCAGAGCAATCGCCTGTTTACGATTGAAACGCCTTTGAAAGGTCGATCGGATTTGGTACTCGTCGATTTCCATTGTACCGAGGGGTTATCTCAGAATTTCGAGATGCATGTCCGGCTCGCGTCGCAAGACAAGAATATCGAGCTGAAGAAGCTGATCGGCCAGCCCGTGACAATTACGTTACAGCTCACCGACGCGCTCGCCAGTTCCGAAGAACGCTACTTCCACGGATACGTCGCGGCGTTTTCGCATCTGGATACCGATGGCGGTTTTGCGATGTACAGCGCAACGATCCTGCCGTGGCTTTGGATGCTCTCTCGCCGGCAGGATATTCGGATCTTTCAGGAAGAGAATACAGAGGCGATTCTCTCGCGCGTGTTTCGCGAGTACGGCAAGCTCGCGTCGTTCGAGTTCCGGCTATCGAAGGGAACGCAGAATCGCAGCTATTGCACGCAGTACAGGGAAACCGATCTAGCCTTTGTCGAACGGCTGATGCGAGAGGATGGCCTGTTCTATTACTTCGAGCATGCGAAGGATGGGCACAAGCTGATCATCGCCGATAACTCGGTGACCGCGAAGCCGATCGACGGGCGCAGTCCATCGCTGCAATACAACCAGGGCGAGGCGATGGACAATCTGGCCGTCGTCACGTCGTTTCAAGCGCAGCGTCAGCTTGCACCGGACACGGTCGGACTGAAAACTTTCGACTACAAAATTCCCCATGCCCGGCGATTCGTGTCGGGTGGCACGGAAGTCAATCAAGGCGACGTACCGTCCTACGAGATCTACGACTACCTCGGCGAGCATGGTTTCGCTGACAGCGATCGAGGTGAAGAGCTCGCGCGCTTCCGAACGGAAGCGCTGGCTGCACACAGCAAGACGTTCGTCGGGGTGACGACGGGGCGGCGGATGATGCCGTGCCGATACTTCGAACTGGACGACCACTACGATCACGCCAGCACCAAACAGGAAGACCGGCAATTCCTGTTGTTGACTGTCTCGCACACTGGCACGAACAACTATGAGCCTGGTGAAGCGACTTCGGCGTACTCATGCAGCTTCACCTGCATTCGCAAGAAGATTCCGTACCGTCCGGCGTTCGAGGGCGAGCGCCCGATGATCGTGGGGCCGCAGACGGCGATCGTCGTAGGTCCGAAAGGCGAGGAGATTTATACGGATAGCCTCGGCCGGGTGAAGGTGCAGTTCCACTGGGATCGTCTCGGCAAACGCGACCAAGGGAGCTCCTGCTGGGTGCGCGTGAGCCAGCCGTGGGCGGGTAGCGGTTTCGGGATGATTCAGATCCCGCGAATCGGGGATGAAGTGGTCGTGAGTTTCCTGGATGGAAATCCGGACCGTCCCCTCGTGACGTCGCGCGTTTACAACTCGCAGAACATGCCGCCGTGGGCGTTGCCAGCCAACGCGACACAGAGCGGGATTCTGACGCGCTCGACCAAGACCGGCAACGTCAACACGGCCAATGCGATCCGCTTCGAGGACAAGAAGGGCGAGGAAGAGGTCTGGCTTCACGCCGAGAAGGATCAGCGCATCGAGGTCGAGCACGATGAGTCGCATTGGGTAGGTAACGACCGTACCAAGAACATCGATCACGATGAGACGGTGCACGTTGGCCACGATCGCACGGAAACGGTCGACAACAACGAGACGATTCACGTTGGCGTGGATCGCACCGAGACCGTTGGCAACAACGAGACGCTGACGGTCGGCGGCAACCGGAACGAGACGATCGAGGGGATGGAGAATCTTCTGATTGCACTGACGTCCACGGAGACGGTAGGGCTTGCGAAAGCACTGACCGTGGGCGGTGCGTATACGGTGACGGTAGCAGGCGCAATCAATACTGCGGCCGGCCTTGCCAGTGCTGAGGAAGTCGGTCTGTCGAAAACCACGGTGGTGGGCAAGACCTACACGGTTACTGCAGGCGATCGCATTGAGCTGCGAACCGGTAAAGCGTCGATCGTTTTGGAAAGCAGCGGTCACATCACGATTAGCGGGACGAGCATTGACATTCTCGGTTCCGACGCGGTGACGGTTGATGGAAAGACCGTCGATCTGAACTGA
- a CDS encoding DUF2169 family type VI secretion system accessory protein, whose protein sequence is MEFRNLTPLHAMSFSAVDVPGNEIHVVALKAAYRLEPAQSLDADGDTHRCVLLTGDNAVPLAMADEYEGETGKSSVKWESDLAPFKPKCDVLVRATAHAPHGTPAASWPARVRVFDAGTMVIDKGLRVTGPRSFTKGWRGWKLGEPEPTRAVPVRWEQAYGGTSRVALAQSAKGASTDLELNEVCFTNPLGRGWVEKRFLDRATHKSVVASLCASSIPGPLPKIAEIPAPQIEAWDIPITSLDVAEHSASGLDAKQMKEVVARYATTPVGLGVVGRAWTPRLQFAGTYDETWHKTRWPYHPVDHDFHYWNGAPADQQIEWPAPGLAFELANLAPPEHTLAGFLRARLPGHRALVALRFKSGEIVPLEMKLDTLFIDTEEMRVSATWRAVFPLQPAVRVCEARFELDRHAPLLRMAVPKTTSESEDAWQTT, encoded by the coding sequence ATGGAATTCCGCAACCTTACGCCGCTGCATGCGATGTCGTTTAGTGCCGTCGACGTGCCGGGAAACGAAATCCACGTGGTGGCGCTCAAGGCGGCGTATCGGCTTGAGCCGGCGCAGTCGCTCGACGCCGATGGCGATACGCATCGTTGCGTGCTGCTGACCGGCGACAATGCCGTCCCGTTGGCAATGGCAGACGAATACGAAGGCGAAACGGGTAAGAGCAGTGTGAAATGGGAAAGCGATCTCGCACCGTTCAAACCAAAGTGTGATGTCCTTGTTCGTGCGACGGCACACGCCCCGCATGGCACGCCTGCGGCTTCGTGGCCCGCTCGCGTTCGGGTCTTCGATGCTGGCACGATGGTCATCGACAAAGGACTGCGCGTAACGGGGCCGCGCTCGTTTACGAAGGGCTGGCGCGGGTGGAAGCTCGGTGAACCTGAACCGACACGAGCAGTTCCGGTGCGCTGGGAGCAGGCATACGGCGGCACGAGCCGCGTCGCCCTTGCGCAGAGCGCAAAGGGGGCGAGCACGGATCTTGAGCTGAACGAAGTTTGCTTCACCAACCCGCTGGGCCGGGGATGGGTGGAGAAGCGTTTCCTCGATCGGGCGACCCATAAGTCGGTCGTCGCTTCGTTGTGTGCATCATCGATTCCAGGACCATTGCCCAAGATTGCCGAAATTCCGGCGCCGCAGATAGAAGCATGGGACATTCCGATAACCAGTCTCGACGTCGCCGAGCACTCCGCTTCGGGGCTGGATGCCAAGCAGATGAAAGAGGTCGTAGCCCGCTATGCGACGACGCCTGTCGGATTGGGTGTTGTCGGTCGCGCCTGGACACCCCGTTTGCAGTTTGCCGGGACTTACGACGAGACCTGGCATAAGACAAGATGGCCGTACCATCCGGTGGATCACGACTTCCACTATTGGAATGGTGCGCCGGCAGATCAGCAGATCGAATGGCCTGCGCCGGGGCTCGCCTTCGAGCTTGCCAATCTCGCGCCGCCGGAGCACACGCTTGCAGGCTTTTTGCGTGCGAGGCTTCCGGGGCATCGCGCCCTTGTGGCGCTTCGCTTCAAGAGCGGTGAAATCGTGCCACTCGAGATGAAGCTCGACACACTTTTCATCGATACCGAGGAAATGCGCGTATCGGCTACATGGCGGGCGGTTTTTCCGTTGCAGCCGGCGGTGCGCGTGTGCGAGGCACGTTTCGAACTCGATCGGCATGCGCCTCTGCTGCGAATGGCTGTCCCGAAAACAACCAGCGAATCGGAGGACGCGTGGCAGACAACGTAA
- a CDS encoding PAAR-like domain-containing protein translates to MADNVMARKDGQWTIVSMMPDVCKTPMGSSTPPVPYPVTASLGDSQMTSKTVFANGNPIVRFDSSFAPDTIGDQAGVAHGVESGTVGAKCWPIDHSKTVRVESKMVVRHSDQFWMNGNYVGKEAKAARWRGRKAQIAEARQKAASMPPGPERSKLEAAANRFEQNNTAVEKARLAENVYHPGQAAPEGWTNVSGDPAKLAQFKLKPNDFSIPGTNFRAQVYEPDPAVFGNDFKTQVVFQGTDKYKWSDWANNIAQGANKNSAYYDRAVKIGRALEKSGTDVDIVGHSLGGGMGSAASRASGLAATTFNAAGLNPATVARYGGTPVASDIQAYRVEGEILTKVQEGSHGMMPTAVGTPHILPGTGGAVARHGMNQVIDGIEAQKTADQATIVQETRP, encoded by the coding sequence GTGGCAGACAACGTAATGGCCCGCAAGGATGGCCAGTGGACCATCGTGTCGATGATGCCCGACGTATGCAAAACCCCGATGGGGAGTAGCACGCCGCCCGTACCTTATCCTGTCACGGCGAGCCTCGGCGACAGTCAGATGACATCGAAGACGGTCTTTGCGAACGGGAATCCGATCGTGCGGTTCGACTCGAGTTTCGCGCCCGATACGATCGGCGATCAGGCCGGTGTGGCACATGGAGTCGAAAGCGGAACCGTTGGCGCCAAGTGCTGGCCGATCGACCATAGCAAGACCGTCCGGGTTGAGAGCAAGATGGTCGTGCGTCACAGCGATCAGTTCTGGATGAACGGCAATTACGTCGGGAAGGAAGCAAAGGCTGCCCGTTGGCGAGGTCGGAAGGCCCAGATTGCCGAGGCACGGCAGAAAGCTGCTTCGATGCCGCCGGGACCGGAGCGGAGCAAACTCGAAGCGGCGGCAAATCGCTTTGAGCAAAACAATACGGCCGTCGAAAAGGCGCGCTTGGCCGAGAACGTTTACCACCCGGGGCAGGCGGCGCCAGAGGGATGGACGAATGTCAGCGGCGACCCTGCGAAATTGGCTCAGTTCAAGTTGAAGCCCAACGATTTTTCGATACCGGGGACAAATTTTCGTGCACAGGTCTACGAGCCCGATCCTGCGGTTTTCGGAAACGATTTCAAGACGCAGGTGGTTTTTCAGGGCACAGACAAGTACAAGTGGTCCGACTGGGCCAATAACATCGCTCAAGGGGCCAATAAGAACTCGGCCTATTACGATCGTGCAGTCAAGATCGGGCGAGCCCTTGAGAAGAGCGGAACCGATGTAGATATTGTGGGGCATTCGCTCGGTGGCGGCATGGGTTCTGCCGCATCGCGCGCAAGTGGCTTGGCAGCGACCACGTTCAACGCAGCGGGTCTCAATCCGGCGACGGTAGCGCGCTATGGCGGGACACCGGTGGCGTCCGATATTCAGGCGTACCGCGTGGAAGGCGAGATCCTGACGAAGGTTCAGGAAGGCAGTCACGGCATGATGCCTACAGCTGTAGGCACGCCGCACATCCTTCCGGGAACGGGTGGTGCGGTCGCACGCCATGGCATGAATCAGGTCATCGATGGCATCGAAGCACAAAAAACAGCCGATCAGGCGACGATCGTTCAGGAGACGCGTCCTTGA
- a CDS encoding ankyrin repeat domain-containing protein, protein MSANSPSKYFDGSYLSAAKAISDGDVAQLKSALPGIDVNKPGRQEMTLLWFAISTKNFPAISELIAHGSKPDAQIVEGLGSAMYFAITNEDTRYLKAMLDGGLSPDTVDSDGTSLLQRAMEGNGAMERVKLLVEHHANINHRDSIGGTALDSALDVAKPDIAIFLVEHGADVNAHTTNGVSVAYSVQKDIDALQPEAKQATVTDISLDKDGQPVRTTQTPPAPGLSPEGKERLEKFERLRALMIAKGAKFPPDPPAKVREQMSQK, encoded by the coding sequence ATGAGCGCGAACTCACCCAGCAAGTATTTTGACGGCAGCTATCTGTCTGCTGCCAAGGCGATCAGCGATGGCGACGTTGCTCAACTGAAATCGGCGTTGCCCGGGATCGACGTGAACAAGCCCGGGCGACAAGAGATGACGTTGCTTTGGTTTGCCATCTCGACCAAGAATTTCCCCGCGATTAGCGAACTGATCGCGCATGGCTCAAAGCCGGACGCTCAAATTGTGGAGGGGCTGGGCAGCGCGATGTACTTCGCGATCACCAATGAAGACACTCGCTACCTGAAGGCCATGCTCGATGGGGGCTTGTCGCCGGATACGGTCGATAGCGATGGCACGAGTCTGTTGCAGCGGGCGATGGAAGGCAACGGCGCGATGGAGCGAGTAAAGCTGCTAGTCGAACATCACGCAAACATCAATCATCGCGACAGCATCGGCGGGACCGCACTGGATTCGGCGCTCGACGTCGCCAAGCCGGACATTGCGATTTTTCTCGTTGAGCATGGTGCCGATGTCAACGCCCATACGACGAACGGCGTGAGCGTGGCCTACTCCGTGCAGAAAGACATCGACGCACTGCAACCGGAGGCCAAGCAGGCCACGGTCACCGACATCTCGTTGGATAAGGATGGGCAACCGGTCAGAACGACACAGACGCCTCCCGCACCAGGGTTGTCGCCCGAGGGCAAGGAGCGCCTGGAAAAATTCGAGCGTCTGCGCGCGCTGATGATTGCGAAAGGGGCGAAGTTTCCGCCCGACCCGCCGGCAAAGGTTCGAGAACAGATGAGCCAAAAATAA
- a CDS encoding WD40/YVTN/BNR-like repeat-containing protein yields the protein MAKQKTKLTFGTGCAINRDMFYLSSTLDELEATEDTPVSRMVFYQHQTADKWFYHDLPAWRIVSTCYPNPAPNSVRKIYALSEQGDVESYSRDGSVIEKIADAGLEPVSPNYGYVTRIREIDGHLYVCGYGGQVYKRDSAGWAHVDAQLLQKKVDIGGIEDPSELLAALTKSADETIGLIDINGLDEKSIYVVGNDGYMAFSDGTSWTKLPKATAAHLNCVMPVSADSVWVAGSKGTLLKGNFQTGFSGVARKSLSTDFYSLAWFNDRLFIGAGDGIYELDENGPQRLMVSDKFSLDGISTVEAKDGVLWVLASRRLARYDGVQWEVFENPHNSP from the coding sequence ATGGCGAAGCAAAAAACGAAGCTGACATTCGGTACTGGTTGCGCAATTAATCGAGACATGTTCTATCTGTCCAGCACTTTGGACGAGTTGGAGGCTACGGAAGACACTCCTGTTTCGCGGATGGTGTTTTATCAACATCAAACGGCCGACAAATGGTTCTACCATGACCTTCCTGCGTGGCGTATTGTGTCAACCTGCTACCCAAATCCCGCTCCCAATAGTGTTCGCAAGATCTATGCACTGAGTGAGCAGGGAGATGTCGAAAGTTACAGTCGGGATGGTTCGGTAATCGAGAAAATCGCGGATGCTGGCCTAGAGCCGGTGTCACCCAACTACGGATACGTTACGCGTATTCGAGAAATTGATGGTCACCTTTATGTTTGTGGATATGGTGGCCAAGTCTATAAGCGCGACTCAGCGGGCTGGGCACATGTTGATGCCCAGCTTCTCCAGAAGAAAGTTGACATTGGTGGCATTGAAGACCCAAGCGAGTTACTTGCGGCATTGACCAAATCCGCCGACGAAACGATCGGTCTCATCGACATCAACGGTCTCGATGAGAAATCTATCTATGTCGTCGGTAATGATGGATACATGGCATTCTCTGACGGCACGAGCTGGACAAAATTGCCAAAAGCAACAGCAGCTCATCTCAATTGTGTCATGCCAGTCTCGGCCGATAGCGTTTGGGTCGCCGGAAGCAAAGGGACTTTGCTAAAAGGCAACTTTCAGACCGGTTTTAGTGGGGTGGCCCGGAAGAGCCTCAGTACGGACTTTTATTCGCTGGCGTGGTTTAACGATCGACTCTTCATCGGTGCCGGCGACGGCATCTATGAGCTCGATGAAAATGGACCACAAAGGTTGATGGTTAGCGACAAGTTTTCCTTGGACGGCATTTCAACCGTGGAGGCGAAGGATGGTGTTTTATGGGTGTTAGCGTCTCGAAGGCTGGCCCGATACGACGGGGTACAGTGGGAAGTATTCGAAAATCCTCACAATAGTCCCTGA
- a CDS encoding IS256 family transposase, translating to MPRKPKAQPVALPAIPAELLEQFGNGPMTAEAINAATLALKKALIERALGGEMNHHLGYPPGAAKPVNATNQRNGKGAKTVLTEDGPIRIEVPRDRDGSFEPILIPKHERRFTGFDDKIVAMYARGMTVREIQGFLLEQYGTEVSPDFISSVTDEVMAEVTAWQARSLEPMYPVVFFDALRVKIREDAVVRNKALYLALGVLPDGTREILGLWIENTEGAKFWMKVFNDLKTRGVHDILIAVTDGLKGMPEALAAVFPATTLQTCIVHLIRNSLDYASWKDRRGLAAAIKPIYAAPSAEAAQAELDAFADGPWGQKFPTVSSAWRNAWDRVIPFFAFPPGVRKIIYTTNAIENINSQLRKIIKTRGHFPTDEAATKLIWLALRNITANWGSAAHDWKTAMNQFAILYADRFVRPSV from the coding sequence ATGCCTCGCAAACCGAAAGCCCAGCCGGTGGCTCTGCCGGCGATTCCGGCCGAGCTGCTCGAGCAGTTCGGCAACGGTCCGATGACGGCCGAAGCCATCAACGCCGCGACGCTGGCGCTCAAGAAGGCGCTGATCGAACGGGCATTGGGCGGCGAGATGAACCATCATCTCGGCTACCCTCCCGGTGCGGCCAAGCCGGTCAACGCCACGAATCAGCGCAACGGCAAAGGGGCCAAGACGGTTCTGACCGAAGACGGTCCGATCCGTATCGAGGTGCCGCGTGACCGCGACGGCAGCTTCGAACCCATCCTGATTCCCAAGCACGAACGGCGCTTCACGGGCTTCGACGACAAGATCGTCGCCATGTATGCCCGAGGCATGACCGTACGCGAGATTCAGGGCTTCTTGCTGGAACAGTACGGCACCGAGGTCTCGCCCGACTTCATCAGCTCGGTCACCGACGAGGTCATGGCCGAAGTAACCGCCTGGCAGGCCCGGTCGCTCGAGCCGATGTATCCGGTCGTGTTTTTCGACGCACTGCGGGTCAAGATTCGCGAAGACGCCGTCGTGCGCAACAAGGCGTTGTACCTGGCGCTGGGCGTGCTGCCCGACGGCACGCGGGAGATCCTGGGCCTGTGGATCGAGAATACCGAGGGTGCCAAATTCTGGATGAAGGTATTCAACGATCTGAAGACGCGCGGCGTTCACGACATCCTGATCGCCGTCACTGACGGTCTGAAGGGCATGCCCGAAGCGCTGGCAGCCGTGTTCCCGGCCACCACGCTGCAGACCTGCATCGTCCACCTCATCCGCAACAGCCTCGATTACGCCAGTTGGAAGGACCGCCGAGGCTTGGCCGCGGCGATCAAGCCGATCTACGCCGCTCCCAGCGCGGAAGCCGCTCAGGCCGAACTCGATGCGTTTGCGGATGGGCCGTGGGGTCAGAAATTCCCGACTGTCAGTAGCGCGTGGCGCAACGCCTGGGATCGCGTGATCCCGTTCTTTGCGTTCCCTCCGGGTGTGCGCAAGATCATCTACACGACGAACGCGATTGAAAATATCAACTCGCAGTTGCGCAAGATCATCAAGACCCGTGGTCACTTCCCGACCGACGAGGCTGCCACCAAGCTCATCTGGCTGGCCTTGCGCAACATCACCGCGAATTGGGGAAGTGCCGCGCACGACTGGAAGACGGCCATGAACCAGTTCGCTATCCTTTATGCAGATCGGTTCGTTCGACCTTCCGTGTAA